From a single Mycolicibacterium moriokaense genomic region:
- a CDS encoding nuclear transport factor 2 family protein, with product MTAQTEASRAVVMKLVDAFGDQRLDDALCLLHDEFVVHAAGDVPYSGDYLGPAGFVDLITKIAQGLELTPSPEMQFIADGDKVVLHYRLTFSARASGESVEMSMAEVFTVRVGLIVELDVFYKNPSVVAALLAR from the coding sequence ATGACCGCCCAAACTGAGGCTAGTCGGGCGGTCGTGATGAAGTTGGTCGATGCCTTTGGAGATCAGAGGTTAGACGATGCGTTGTGCCTACTGCACGACGAGTTCGTCGTTCATGCAGCGGGAGATGTGCCGTATAGCGGTGACTACCTCGGCCCAGCGGGCTTTGTCGATCTCATCACCAAGATTGCTCAGGGACTCGAGCTCACACCGAGCCCAGAAATGCAGTTCATCGCAGACGGCGACAAAGTCGTATTGCATTACCGCCTGACCTTTAGCGCACGTGCGTCTGGGGAGAGCGTCGAGATGAGCATGGCCGAGGTGTTCACGGTCCGTGTCGGGTTGATTGTGGAACTGGATGTGTTCTACAAGAACCCGTCGGTGGTAGCAGCTCTACTAGCAAGGTAG
- a CDS encoding alpha/beta fold hydrolase — MTTFALVHGAWHSPWCWERVAPLLLEAGHDVVVPELPSEDGAADFDRYADVVCTALRAYDDVVVVAHSLGGATGALIPDRRPVRHLVYLCAAVPQGGVGLFDQWQAQPDMVAADFSDGWLAALSDPDEQLRTTWVDRDFARKVFYADCDEATAAEAFDHLRPQSGYPWTLPCSLTEHPSVRCTSVVCSDDRIINPAWSRRAGRDIGADVVELPGSHSPFLSQPSAVADVLLRVAEAS; from the coding sequence ATGACGACGTTCGCGCTGGTTCACGGCGCGTGGCACAGTCCGTGGTGCTGGGAGCGCGTCGCACCGCTCCTATTGGAGGCGGGCCATGACGTGGTCGTCCCCGAGTTGCCGAGTGAGGACGGCGCGGCGGACTTCGACCGCTATGCAGATGTGGTGTGTACCGCCCTTCGTGCATACGACGACGTAGTGGTGGTGGCCCACTCCTTGGGCGGCGCCACTGGCGCACTGATTCCTGACCGCCGCCCGGTGCGGCATCTCGTGTACCTGTGCGCCGCGGTCCCCCAAGGTGGAGTTGGCTTGTTCGACCAATGGCAGGCCCAGCCCGACATGGTGGCGGCGGATTTCTCCGACGGCTGGCTAGCGGCGTTGAGTGACCCCGATGAGCAGTTGCGAACAACATGGGTTGACCGCGATTTCGCGCGCAAGGTGTTCTACGCCGACTGCGACGAGGCCACCGCGGCTGAGGCATTCGACCACCTCCGCCCACAGTCGGGATACCCGTGGACACTGCCGTGCTCACTGACCGAGCATCCGTCGGTGCGCTGCACCTCGGTGGTGTGCAGCGACGATCGGATCATCAACCCGGCCTGGTCGAGGCGCGCAGGCCGCGACATCGGCGCCGACGTCGTCGAGCTGCCGGGCAGCCATTCGCCGTTCCTGTCCCAGCCGTCGGCGGTCGCCGACGTATTACTCCGCGTCGCGGAGGCGAGTTAG
- a CDS encoding DEAD/DEAH box helicase: protein MTDPRPTATTDESLSLSALSAKGDDADELFGSFAAWAESKGTALYPAQEEALIELVSGANVVLATPTGSGKSLAATGALYAALAAGRRSYYTAPIKALVSEKFFALCDVFGAANVGMLTGDAAVNAGAPIITCTAEVLANIALREGAEADIGLVVMDEFHFYGDPDRGWAWQVPLLELPRAQFLLMSATLGDVTFLREDLTRRTGRSTALVANAERPVPLHHYYATTPMHETITDLLETKQAPIYVVHFTQASALERAQALMSVNVCTKEEKKAIAELIGGFRFTSAFGSTLSRLVRHGIGVHHAGMLPKYRRLVEQLAQAGLLKVICGTDTLGVGINVPIRTVVFSALSKYDGTRTRLLTAREFHQIAGRAGRAGYDTAGTVVVQAPDHEVENLKQFAKVADDPKKRRKLVRRKVPEGMVPWSESTQKRLIDAPPEPLTSNMRVSTAMILDVVDRPGDPFAAMRRLLTENHEPRKRQLQHIREAVGIARSLLQAGVIERLDQPEPDGRRYRLTLDLPPDFALNQPLSTFALAAVDVLDPGSETYALDVVSVIEATLEDPRQVLAAQLNKARGEAIAAMKAEGIEYDERIELLDEVTYPRPLEELLEHTFEVYLQSNPWAADGHLSPKSIVREMWERAFTFREYVSVYGLTRSEGALLRYLSDAFKALRSGVPAAARTEELNDIVEWLGELVRQVDSSLLDEWEQLISPDQPLDTPVAVPARPRPLTGNERAFTAMVRNALFRRLELFARRRWSALGELDAASGWTAERWEDVGENYFAEHDQVLTGADARGPALLIIDRQPGVWRVRQIVDDPAGDHDWGFVVEVDLEASDEEGAAVLRVVDAGRLD, encoded by the coding sequence ATGACCGACCCCCGCCCCACCGCCACCACCGACGAGTCGCTGAGCCTGTCCGCGCTGAGCGCTAAAGGCGACGACGCCGACGAGTTGTTCGGCTCCTTCGCCGCATGGGCCGAGTCCAAGGGCACTGCGCTCTACCCCGCGCAGGAAGAGGCGCTGATCGAGCTGGTCAGCGGGGCGAACGTGGTGCTCGCCACGCCGACGGGCTCGGGGAAGTCGCTGGCCGCCACCGGCGCGCTGTATGCCGCGCTGGCAGCGGGTCGGCGCAGCTACTACACGGCGCCGATCAAGGCCTTGGTGAGCGAGAAGTTCTTCGCGCTGTGCGACGTCTTCGGCGCCGCGAACGTCGGCATGCTCACCGGAGACGCGGCGGTGAACGCGGGCGCGCCGATCATCACCTGCACCGCTGAGGTGCTCGCCAACATCGCGCTGCGTGAGGGTGCCGAGGCGGACATCGGTCTCGTCGTGATGGACGAGTTCCATTTCTACGGTGACCCGGACCGCGGCTGGGCGTGGCAGGTACCGCTGCTGGAGCTGCCGAGGGCCCAATTCCTGCTGATGTCAGCGACACTCGGCGACGTCACGTTCCTGCGCGAGGACCTGACGCGACGCACCGGTAGGTCGACGGCGCTGGTCGCCAATGCCGAACGCCCCGTGCCGCTGCACCACTACTACGCGACCACACCGATGCACGAGACGATCACCGACCTGTTGGAGACGAAGCAGGCGCCGATCTACGTCGTCCACTTCACCCAGGCCTCGGCGCTGGAACGCGCGCAGGCACTGATGAGCGTGAACGTGTGCACCAAGGAGGAGAAGAAGGCGATTGCCGAATTGATCGGTGGTTTCCGGTTCACGTCGGCCTTTGGGTCGACGCTGTCGCGCCTGGTGCGCCATGGCATCGGTGTGCACCACGCAGGCATGCTGCCCAAGTATCGGCGGCTGGTGGAACAGTTGGCCCAGGCCGGTCTGCTGAAGGTCATCTGCGGTACCGACACCCTCGGCGTCGGCATCAACGTGCCGATCCGGACCGTCGTCTTCTCCGCGCTGTCGAAGTACGACGGCACGCGCACGCGTCTGCTGACGGCCCGCGAGTTCCATCAGATCGCCGGTCGGGCGGGACGGGCGGGTTACGACACCGCGGGGACCGTCGTCGTGCAGGCGCCCGACCATGAGGTGGAGAACCTCAAACAGTTCGCCAAGGTCGCCGATGATCCGAAGAAGCGCCGAAAACTGGTGCGCCGCAAGGTGCCCGAAGGCATGGTGCCGTGGAGCGAGTCGACCCAGAAGCGGCTGATCGATGCGCCGCCGGAACCGTTGACGAGCAATATGCGCGTGTCGACGGCGATGATCCTCGACGTCGTCGACCGCCCGGGCGATCCGTTCGCGGCCATGCGCCGCCTGCTCACCGAGAACCACGAGCCACGGAAACGGCAGCTTCAGCACATCCGCGAAGCGGTCGGCATTGCGCGTTCGTTGTTGCAGGCCGGCGTGATCGAGCGTCTCGACCAGCCCGAGCCGGACGGGCGGCGCTATCGACTCACGCTTGATCTGCCACCCGATTTCGCCCTCAATCAGCCGCTGTCGACGTTCGCCCTGGCCGCGGTCGATGTGCTGGATCCGGGCTCGGAAACCTATGCGCTGGATGTGGTTTCGGTGATCGAGGCAACGCTCGAGGACCCGCGCCAGGTCCTGGCGGCGCAGCTGAACAAGGCGCGTGGCGAGGCGATCGCGGCGATGAAGGCGGAAGGCATCGAGTACGACGAGCGGATCGAACTGCTGGACGAGGTCACGTATCCCCGGCCACTCGAAGAGCTGCTCGAGCACACCTTCGAGGTGTATCTGCAGAGCAATCCGTGGGCTGCGGACGGGCACCTGTCGCCGAAGTCCATCGTGCGGGAAATGTGGGAGCGGGCATTCACCTTTCGTGAGTACGTCAGCGTCTACGGGCTGACGCGCTCCGAGGGGGCGCTGCTGCGGTACCTGTCCGACGCCTTCAAGGCGCTTCGGTCCGGAGTGCCCGCCGCGGCGCGGACCGAGGAGCTCAACGACATCGTCGAGTGGCTGGGCGAGCTTGTGCGGCAGGTAGATTCGAGCCTGCTCGACGAGTGGGAACAGTTGATCAGCCCGGATCAACCGCTGGATACACCGGTAGCGGTGCCTGCGCGCCCGCGTCCGCTAACCGGCAACGAGCGGGCATTCACCGCGATGGTCCGCAATGCGCTGTTCCGGCGGCTCGAACTGTTCGCGCGCCGCCGCTGGTCCGCCCTCGGTGAGTTGGACGCGGCGTCGGGATGGACGGCTGAGCGCTGGGAAGACGTCGGCGAAAATTACTTCGCCGAGCACGACCAGGTGTTGACGGGTGCGGACGCTCGCGGGCCGGCGCTGTTGATCATCGATCGGCAGCCGGGCGTGTGGCGGGTTCGGCAGATCGTCGACGACCCTGCTGGCGACCACGATTGGGGTTTCGTGGTCGAGGTGGATCTCGAGGCTTCTGACGAGGAGGGCGCGGCCGTGCTGCGCGTCGTCGACGCGGGACGGCTCGACTAA
- a CDS encoding HD family phosphohydrolase → MATPEILRRSPPAEEILESHRHRAHGDDAGYDGYKAHVYRVINFARALTPDQPDRDDKLAIASAFHDLAAFDTLDYLVPSIQAQDAWLAETGRQEWSDELALIVAEHHRLLRYGPHRRYAALVEAVRRADLIDVSQGRIRFGLPRSFVDDVRATFDADVFFKRVIPSGTKRAIRELQQPGFLRPRNALVRSGHGGIDR, encoded by the coding sequence GTGGCGACGCCCGAGATTCTGCGGAGATCACCGCCGGCTGAGGAGATCCTCGAATCCCATCGCCATCGCGCCCACGGTGACGACGCGGGCTACGACGGTTACAAGGCGCACGTGTACCGGGTGATCAACTTCGCCCGCGCGCTCACGCCGGATCAGCCCGACCGCGACGACAAGCTGGCGATCGCGTCGGCGTTCCACGACCTGGCCGCGTTCGACACTCTCGACTATTTGGTTCCGTCGATCCAGGCGCAGGACGCGTGGCTGGCTGAGACCGGACGTCAGGAATGGTCAGATGAGTTGGCGCTCATCGTCGCTGAGCATCACCGGCTGCTCAGGTACGGTCCGCATCGCCGGTATGCCGCATTGGTCGAGGCGGTGCGCCGAGCGGACTTGATAGATGTCAGCCAGGGCCGTATTCGGTTCGGCTTGCCGAGGTCTTTTGTGGACGACGTCCGGGCGACATTTGACGCGGATGTGTTTTTCAAGCGCGTGATCCCCTCGGGCACAAAGCGTGCCATTCGAGAGCTCCAGCAGCCCGGCTTTCTGCGGCCGCGCAACGCGCTGGTCCGCTCGGGTCACGGCGGGATCGATCGCTAG
- a CDS encoding LysR family transcriptional regulator yields MDIDFTRLRYFVAVADELHFKRAADKLMITPPPLSKQIKLLEKELGGPLFERGYHDVRLTPLGQRLLGPAREILRQVEDFKATAAQTVKGQFPIRVSATAYAPSDLIAALEGILAELPGPTEFTVPGSAAEVTAKLIAGQAELGLIHLPASDKRLRYKVVAQYQGAIAVRFDDPLAAKDLVAIEELCDREVVIDVARPNPVVLAGLTRQLNRRGVHRIVRTTNQRGGEVEMATQVFNRHLVAVVSYAPDSFIGKMFSPPEFKLIPVDESTWAPIELALAWVPERLRGRAAEIESTVERIADALGPVRRGA; encoded by the coding sequence TCAAGCGGGCCGCCGACAAGTTGATGATCACGCCGCCGCCGCTGAGCAAGCAGATCAAACTGCTGGAGAAGGAACTCGGCGGGCCGTTGTTCGAGCGCGGCTACCACGATGTGCGGCTGACACCTCTGGGCCAGCGTCTGCTCGGTCCGGCACGCGAGATTCTGCGACAGGTCGAGGACTTCAAGGCGACAGCCGCACAGACGGTGAAGGGCCAGTTCCCGATCCGGGTGAGCGCCACCGCCTATGCCCCGTCGGATCTGATCGCCGCGCTGGAGGGGATCCTCGCCGAGCTGCCCGGCCCGACCGAGTTCACCGTGCCGGGATCGGCGGCGGAGGTCACCGCCAAGCTGATCGCCGGCCAGGCGGAACTGGGTCTGATCCACCTGCCCGCGAGTGACAAACGCTTGCGGTACAAGGTGGTCGCCCAATACCAAGGCGCGATCGCGGTTCGGTTCGACGATCCGTTGGCCGCCAAGGATCTGGTGGCCATCGAGGAGTTGTGCGATCGGGAAGTGGTCATCGACGTCGCCCGTCCCAACCCGGTGGTGCTGGCCGGATTGACGCGTCAACTGAACCGCAGGGGCGTCCACCGCATTGTCCGTACGACGAATCAGCGGGGCGGCGAGGTCGAGATGGCGACCCAGGTGTTCAACCGCCACCTCGTCGCGGTGGTCAGCTACGCGCCGGATTCGTTCATCGGCAAGATGTTCTCCCCGCCGGAGTTCAAGTTGATCCCCGTCGATGAAAGCACCTGGGCACCAATTGAACTCGCGCTTGCATGGGTGCCTGAACGGCTTCGAGGCAGGGCAGCCGAGATCGAGTCGACGGTGGAACGCATCGCCGATGCACTGGGGCCGGTGCGGCGCGGCGCATGA